A section of the Hirschia baltica ATCC 49814 genome encodes:
- a CDS encoding LysR substrate-binding domain-containing protein — protein MNKWLGIEEFVAVAKRGNFKLAAEYLGQSTSHVSRAVMGLEDRIHAPLFFRSTRQVTLTDTGRALFEQCRQLVDDRDEALAMVTGSGEPQGELRVTCSMSMGERFIAPILLRYAEQFPNVSVSIHLTNRIIDLTSEGFDLAIRTGYLDDSKLVVTRIASRRLILCAAPEYLEKHGRIDSIADLENHNCLAGTSTHWRFKVDGSEVSWLPKGRWRCNSGVAVRDAALSGMGLCQLPEFYVADYLKSGKLVHVLETESRVFEPIWAVCPERRHLLPKVTRLLDLLKSDKALKGEGV, from the coding sequence ATGAATAAATGGCTTGGTATTGAAGAATTTGTAGCGGTAGCAAAGCGGGGGAATTTCAAGCTGGCGGCTGAATATCTTGGGCAATCAACCTCGCATGTAAGCCGTGCTGTGATGGGGCTTGAAGACCGTATCCATGCGCCATTGTTTTTTAGATCGACGCGGCAGGTGACGCTGACAGATACAGGGCGCGCTTTATTTGAACAATGTCGCCAGCTTGTGGATGATCGCGATGAAGCTTTAGCCATGGTAACGGGAAGTGGGGAGCCTCAGGGTGAATTGCGGGTGACGTGTTCTATGTCCATGGGCGAGCGTTTTATTGCGCCAATATTGCTGCGATATGCAGAGCAATTTCCCAATGTTTCTGTGTCTATTCATCTGACAAACCGGATTATTGATCTGACATCAGAAGGCTTTGATTTGGCTATTCGCACGGGGTATCTTGACGATTCCAAACTGGTCGTCACGCGGATTGCTTCGCGTCGGCTTATTTTGTGTGCTGCGCCAGAATATCTTGAAAAACATGGTCGCATAGACAGCATTGCTGATTTAGAAAATCACAATTGTTTGGCCGGAACATCGACGCATTGGCGATTTAAAGTTGATGGATCAGAAGTGAGTTGGCTGCCCAAGGGACGGTGGCGATGCAATAGCGGGGTGGCCGTTAGGGATGCCGCATTATCTGGAATGGGGTTATGCCAATTGCCGGAATTTTATGTCGCTGATTATCTCAAATCGGGGAAATTGGTGCATGTTTTGGAGACTGAAAGCCGCGTCTTTGAACCAATATGGGCTGTGTGCCCTGAGCGGCGTCACTTATTGCCGAAAGTGACGCGTTTATTGGACCTTTTAAAGTCGGATAAAGCTTTAAAGGGAGAGGGCGTTTAA
- a CDS encoding S-(hydroxymethyl)glutathione dehydrogenase/class III alcohol dehydrogenase produces the protein MKTRAAVAFEAKKPLEIVELDLEGPKDGEVLVEIMATGICHTDAYTLDGLDSEGLFPSVLGHEGAGIVREVGKGVTSVKPGDHVIPLYTPECRQCKSCLSGKTNLCTAIRATQGKGVMPDGTSRFSYKGQTIFHYMGCSTFSNFTVLPEISVAKIREDAPFDKSCYIGCGVTTGVGAVTNTAKVEAGDNIIVFGLGGIGLNVLQAARMVGANKIIGVDINNDKEEWGRKYGMTHFVNPNEIEGDIVQHLVELTDGGAEYTFDCTGNTVVMRQALEACHRGWGVSIVIGVAEAGKEIATRPFQLVTGRVWKGTAFGGAKGRTDVPKIVDWYMNGKIEIDSMITHTLTLEEINKGFDLMHEGKSIRSVVVY, from the coding sequence ATGAAGACACGTGCCGCCGTTGCATTTGAAGCGAAAAAACCACTCGAAATCGTCGAATTGGACCTTGAAGGCCCAAAGGATGGCGAAGTCCTCGTCGAGATCATGGCAACAGGTATCTGTCACACAGATGCTTACACTCTGGACGGTCTTGATTCTGAAGGTTTATTTCCGTCTGTCCTCGGTCATGAAGGCGCGGGAATTGTCCGTGAAGTGGGTAAAGGCGTCACCTCTGTAAAGCCCGGCGATCACGTCATCCCGCTCTACACACCCGAATGTCGCCAATGTAAATCCTGTCTGTCAGGTAAAACAAACCTATGTACAGCCATCCGCGCGACACAAGGAAAAGGCGTTATGCCGGATGGGACATCTCGTTTCAGCTATAAAGGTCAAACAATTTTCCATTATATGGGCTGCTCCACTTTCTCTAACTTCACAGTCTTGCCAGAAATTTCTGTCGCAAAAATCAGAGAAGACGCACCATTTGATAAATCTTGTTATATTGGTTGCGGCGTGACAACCGGCGTTGGAGCCGTGACAAATACAGCCAAAGTAGAAGCTGGAGACAATATCATTGTTTTCGGTCTTGGCGGTATCGGCCTCAATGTTTTGCAGGCCGCCCGCATGGTTGGTGCCAATAAAATTATTGGTGTTGATATCAACAATGACAAAGAAGAATGGGGCCGCAAATACGGCATGACCCATTTCGTCAACCCAAATGAAATTGAAGGCGATATCGTTCAGCACCTCGTCGAGCTGACTGATGGCGGCGCAGAATACACATTTGATTGTACAGGCAACACAGTCGTGATGAGACAGGCACTAGAAGCATGTCATCGCGGATGGGGTGTTTCCATTGTGATCGGTGTTGCAGAAGCGGGCAAAGAAATTGCCACACGACCATTCCAGCTGGTGACGGGGCGCGTCTGGAAAGGTACGGCCTTTGGCGGCGCCAAAGGTCGTACTGACGTCCCTAAAATCGTTGACTGGTACATGAATGGGAAGATCGAAATCGACTCAATGATTACCCACACCCTTACCCTAGAGGAAATCAACAAAGGATTTGACCTGATGCATGAAGGCAAGTCTATTCGCTCTGTCGTGGTTTACTAA
- a CDS encoding VOC family protein, producing MYSHMMVGTNDMEKSKTFYDALFTSVGGRPGRIDPKGRCVYVHNDNVFLVTPPIDGEPATCGNGMTIGFAMANPEEADAWHKAGAAAGGEMIEDPPGWRESGDIRLYLAYLRDPDGNKLCALHRG from the coding sequence ATGTACAGTCATATGATGGTCGGCACGAACGATATGGAAAAGTCGAAGACTTTTTACGATGCACTTTTCACATCGGTCGGAGGCAGACCAGGACGGATAGACCCCAAAGGTCGCTGTGTTTATGTTCACAATGATAATGTGTTCCTTGTGACGCCGCCAATTGATGGTGAGCCAGCTACATGCGGCAATGGCATGACGATTGGATTTGCGATGGCAAACCCAGAAGAAGCCGACGCATGGCACAAGGCCGGCGCTGCTGCGGGCGGAGAAATGATTGAAGATCCTCCCGGTTGGCGCGAAAGCGGAGACATACGCCTTTATCTCGCTTATTTGCGAGATCCAGACGGCAACAAATTATGCGCGTTACACCGCGGATAA
- the fghA gene encoding S-formylglutathione hydrolase: MTLTTISTNLSHGGVQGVYSHASTSTNTDMTFSVFVPPHEDGETLPIIWYLSGLTCTHANVTDKGEFREACTRLGVILIAPDTSPRGENVPDDPDKSWDFGLGAGFYVDATQAPFDKYYKMCTYLEKELPELIVSSFPVDMSRQSIMGHSMGGHGALTIGLRNSDRFKSVSAFAPIVSPLNCPWGEKALTGYIGPDKSNWREYDACALIEDGARVSDLLVDQGSKDNFLEEQLKPELLKSACETAGQKLTLRMQEGYDHSYYFISTFMADHIEWHAKKLKA, from the coding sequence ATGACCCTGACAACAATTTCCACCAATTTATCTCATGGCGGCGTACAAGGCGTTTATTCACACGCCTCCACATCCACAAACACAGATATGACATTCTCAGTGTTCGTCCCGCCGCATGAAGATGGTGAAACCTTACCAATCATCTGGTATTTGTCCGGCCTTACGTGCACGCATGCCAATGTCACTGACAAAGGTGAGTTTAGAGAAGCTTGCACCAGACTTGGCGTCATACTGATTGCACCTGACACCTCCCCCCGAGGAGAAAATGTGCCTGATGATCCAGATAAGAGCTGGGACTTTGGTTTAGGTGCTGGCTTTTATGTGGATGCGACCCAAGCCCCATTCGATAAGTATTACAAAATGTGCACATATTTAGAAAAAGAATTGCCGGAACTCATCGTTTCATCTTTTCCGGTCGATATGTCTCGCCAATCCATCATGGGCCATTCTATGGGCGGACATGGCGCTCTGACAATTGGATTGCGCAATTCTGACCGCTTCAAATCTGTATCCGCATTTGCCCCCATCGTGTCGCCCCTCAATTGCCCATGGGGTGAAAAAGCACTCACTGGCTATATTGGCCCCGACAAATCCAATTGGCGTGAATATGATGCTTGCGCATTGATTGAAGATGGTGCCCGCGTTTCTGATCTGCTAGTCGACCAAGGCAGCAAAGATAATTTTCTGGAAGAACAGCTAAAGCCAGAACTCTTAAAATCAGCGTGTGAAACCGCAGGACAGAAACTCACATTGCGAATGCAAGAAGGTTATGATCACAGTTATTATTTCATCTCAACTTTCATGGCCGACCATATCGAATGGCACGCTAAAAAACTGAAAGCCTAA
- a CDS encoding sugar porter family MFS transporter, which produces MSLEETTSAQPDTHGIGLAILITTVATLGGFLFGYDSGVINGTVKGLQVAFQSNSVGTGFSVASMLLGCAVGAAAAGRLADMFGRKPLLLMSAVFFVISAWGSGIAGTTNEFIIYRILGGLAVGAASVMAPAYISEIAPPHLRGRLTSIQQVAIIVGLTAAFVSNYFIVKVAGDSTAEFMMGFEAWRWMFWVELIPAAIFFFALFLIPESPRYLVSAGKKDEAHGVLTRLAGEQKAGVVVKEIEDTLAADHKPSLKDIFDPEGKGIRPIIWVGIGLAVFQQFVGINVIFYYGSVLWEFVGFTEEDGLLTNVIMGAVSIGAVLVSMALIDKMGRKPLLLIGSIGMAVSLAVMAGVFSMASVTETGLALPAGLGPVALIAAVIYVAFFNFSWGPVMWVMLGEMFPNQVRGSGLAVSGFFQWIANFGITMTFPILLATTGLFSAYALYAIAAGISVIFVFKFVKETMGKTLEEM; this is translated from the coding sequence ATGTCCTTAGAGGAAACGACAAGTGCTCAACCTGATACTCATGGTATCGGTTTAGCTATTTTGATTACAACGGTCGCCACACTTGGCGGCTTTTTGTTTGGGTATGATAGTGGCGTGATTAACGGCACTGTTAAAGGTTTGCAGGTCGCTTTTCAATCTAACTCCGTTGGAACTGGATTTAGCGTGGCCTCAATGCTGCTTGGTTGTGCTGTCGGTGCTGCTGCTGCTGGCCGTTTGGCGGACATGTTCGGACGTAAGCCATTATTGCTAATGTCTGCAGTGTTTTTCGTCATTAGTGCTTGGGGTTCTGGTATTGCGGGCACTACGAATGAATTTATCATTTATCGTATCTTAGGTGGTCTTGCAGTGGGTGCAGCTAGTGTGATGGCACCTGCATACATTAGTGAGATAGCGCCTCCACATCTGCGTGGACGTTTGACGTCTATTCAGCAGGTTGCGATTATCGTTGGTTTGACGGCTGCTTTTGTTAGCAATTATTTCATTGTGAAAGTCGCTGGTGATTCAACGGCTGAATTCATGATGGGCTTTGAGGCATGGCGCTGGATGTTTTGGGTGGAATTAATCCCAGCGGCGATTTTCTTCTTTGCACTATTCCTTATTCCTGAAAGCCCAAGATATCTTGTTTCGGCCGGTAAAAAGGATGAAGCACACGGTGTTCTGACGCGTCTTGCGGGTGAGCAAAAAGCCGGTGTTGTTGTCAAGGAAATTGAAGACACACTTGCAGCTGATCACAAGCCAAGCTTGAAAGATATTTTTGATCCAGAAGGTAAGGGCATTCGTCCAATTATTTGGGTTGGTATTGGTTTGGCCGTGTTCCAACAATTTGTTGGTATTAACGTGATCTTTTACTATGGTTCAGTTCTCTGGGAGTTTGTTGGCTTCACCGAAGAAGACGGTTTGTTGACCAATGTCATCATGGGGGCTGTAAGTATTGGAGCTGTGTTAGTTTCGATGGCGCTTATTGATAAAATGGGCCGTAAGCCATTGTTATTGATTGGTTCTATTGGGATGGCTGTGTCTCTGGCTGTTATGGCTGGTGTTTTCTCTATGGCATCGGTCACAGAAACAGGACTTGCATTACCGGCTGGACTAGGGCCTGTGGCATTGATTGCTGCTGTTATATATGTGGCATTCTTCAACTTCAGTTGGGGACCGGTCATGTGGGTTATGCTTGGCGAAATGTTCCCAAATCAGGTGCGTGGTTCAGGTCTGGCTGTCAGTGGATTCTTCCAGTGGATTGCCAACTTTGGTATCACGATGACATTCCCGATTTTGCTCGCGACAACAGGCTTGTTCAGTGCTTATGCGCTGTATGCAATTGCGGCTGGAATATCTGTGATCTTCGTCTTCAAGTTTGTAAAAGAAACAATGGGTAAAACCCTAGAAGAAATGTAA